In Bacteriovorax stolpii, a single genomic region encodes these proteins:
- the mrdA gene encoding penicillin-binding protein 2, which produces MFGEDDLVKSHQERADLLFNIIVIAFAILLARLWYLQIYRGKQFFNYSLENRLRKDVVRAPRGMIFSRNNVLLTHNVPRFDAIVTPQYLESSDETVAYLGQILEMTPDAIKKILKRYQGQAKYIPVVIKKNISRKEVAIIETESARLPGVSVETFISREYTDRDAGAHLLGYISEISQEKLPKLRERDKYDYKQGDFIGQAGIEQQFDLEIRGQDGYQFMEVDARGRARRHVSSDDLYSGIENKLAEPGKNVRLTIDRDVQLAAYHALDGKDGAAVALDVETGEVIAMVSRPAYDPGNFSTGLTSNYWGGLVMDEKRPLRDRTIQEHYSPGSTFKTLTHIAALEEGIINENTKVVCSGGYRMGGRVFHCWKKEGHGVVDVIKALQTSCDVFYYTIGNKIDIDVIYKYATMFGMGQRSGIILPRETSGLIPNKEWKKKRTGVEWQKGETLSCVIGQSFVNVTPLQLAMFYSTLANEGKLYRPHVVKEVFSNTGQVLKRYEPELINEFKISKKTLDLTKRALFDVVNVPGGTAYSQKGVGIQMSGKTGTAQVISFSADKIFSKCENQEYRFRHHGLFTAYAPSVNPKIAVAVVVEHGCHGGSAAGPVARAMVSAYMNKYFPKYQEKLIAEDKMTFEEAIEDNRVNPFPMVPETNPVDFYDEQGVLVRNYVLTRDGKRAPLAPIKEGAGTDGE; this is translated from the coding sequence ATGTTCGGTGAAGACGATCTGGTCAAGTCCCATCAGGAAAGAGCAGATTTATTATTTAATATTATTGTTATAGCTTTTGCGATCCTACTTGCCCGCCTGTGGTATTTGCAGATTTATCGTGGAAAGCAATTCTTTAACTACTCTCTGGAAAACCGCCTGAGAAAGGACGTCGTTCGCGCTCCACGTGGGATGATTTTCTCGCGCAATAACGTTCTTCTTACTCACAACGTTCCGCGCTTTGATGCGATCGTTACACCTCAGTATTTAGAAAGTTCGGATGAGACAGTGGCCTACCTTGGACAAATCCTGGAGATGACTCCGGATGCGATCAAGAAAATCTTAAAACGTTACCAGGGACAAGCAAAATACATTCCGGTTGTTATTAAGAAAAACATTTCAAGAAAAGAAGTAGCGATCATTGAAACTGAATCGGCAAGACTGCCGGGGGTTTCGGTTGAAACGTTCATTTCCCGCGAGTACACCGACCGCGATGCCGGTGCTCACTTACTGGGATACATCTCAGAAATCTCTCAAGAAAAACTGCCAAAACTGCGCGAGCGCGATAAGTACGATTACAAACAAGGTGACTTTATCGGGCAAGCAGGGATTGAGCAGCAGTTTGACTTAGAAATCAGAGGGCAAGACGGTTACCAGTTCATGGAAGTTGATGCCAGAGGACGCGCAAGAAGACACGTTAGCTCTGATGACCTTTATTCAGGAATTGAAAACAAACTGGCCGAGCCAGGGAAAAACGTTCGTCTGACAATTGACCGCGATGTTCAGCTGGCAGCTTACCACGCGCTTGATGGAAAAGACGGAGCCGCTGTTGCTCTTGATGTTGAAACTGGTGAAGTTATCGCCATGGTTTCTCGCCCAGCTTATGACCCAGGAAACTTCTCGACAGGTCTTACTTCAAACTATTGGGGTGGACTAGTTATGGATGAGAAGAGACCTCTTCGCGATAGAACAATCCAGGAGCACTATTCTCCAGGATCTACATTTAAAACACTGACCCACATTGCGGCCCTTGAAGAAGGAATCATCAACGAAAACACGAAAGTTGTTTGCAGTGGTGGTTATAGAATGGGAGGAAGGGTCTTCCACTGTTGGAAAAAAGAAGGTCACGGTGTTGTAGACGTTATTAAAGCTTTGCAAACTTCATGTGACGTTTTCTACTACACAATTGGAAATAAGATCGATATCGACGTTATCTATAAGTACGCGACGATGTTTGGAATGGGACAGAGATCGGGAATCATTCTTCCGCGCGAAACCTCAGGTTTAATTCCAAATAAAGAATGGAAGAAAAAACGCACAGGAGTTGAGTGGCAAAAAGGAGAGACTCTCTCGTGCGTAATCGGTCAGTCCTTCGTTAACGTAACTCCACTTCAGCTGGCGATGTTCTACTCGACATTAGCAAACGAAGGAAAGTTATACCGTCCACACGTTGTTAAAGAAGTTTTCTCTAACACTGGACAGGTATTAAAGAGATACGAGCCAGAACTTATCAATGAGTTTAAAATTTCTAAGAAGACACTTGATCTGACAAAACGTGCTCTATTTGACGTAGTAAACGTACCGGGTGGTACAGCTTACTCACAAAAAGGAGTGGGGATTCAGATGTCTGGTAAAACGGGTACGGCCCAGGTTATCAGTTTCTCGGCAGACAAGATTTTCAGTAAGTGTGAGAATCAGGAATACAGATTCCGCCACCACGGTCTCTTTACGGCCTATGCTCCGAGTGTGAATCCAAAAATCGCCGTTGCGGTTGTTGTTGAACACGGATGTCACGGTGGTTCTGCCGCAGGTCCAGTTGCCCGCGCGATGGTTTCTGCTTACATGAATAAGTACTTCCCAAAATATCAGGAAAAGCTGATTGCTGAAGATAAGATGACTTTTGAAGAAGCTATCGAAGACAACAGAGTCAACCCGTTCCCGATGGTTCCAGAGACAAACCCAGTTGATTTCTACGACGAACAAGGGGTTCTGGTACGCAATTATGTATTAACTAGAGAT